A genomic segment from Paraburkholderia hayleyella encodes:
- a CDS encoding RNA polymerase sigma factor: protein MIETEAFLNPALSRPESMDSMDGIEGFEQMDDMDDMDDIGEMDGIGELSGLEALGDELDLSAVADGEARTCNAAEREELFRELVGQHGKRLYHFVLRRIGSVFDAEELTQQAFVEAAKAYETYRGEAKLSTWLYGIAMNLVRNHLNRCPERRYKFESADESLFDGSGHESESLESTVGRKQQFKLLWQELGDLPAEMREVLMLVGVKEMSYEEASVMLSIPVGTVRSRLSRARSTLRTKLAGSGWDLSE from the coding sequence ATGATCGAAACCGAGGCATTCCTGAACCCAGCGCTGTCGCGGCCTGAATCCATGGACAGCATGGACGGCATTGAGGGCTTTGAGCAGATGGACGATATGGATGACATGGACGACATCGGTGAGATGGACGGCATCGGCGAACTCAGCGGCCTGGAGGCGCTGGGCGATGAGCTTGACTTGAGCGCGGTAGCCGACGGCGAAGCCCGCACCTGCAATGCCGCTGAACGCGAAGAGCTGTTCCGCGAACTCGTGGGGCAGCATGGCAAGCGCCTGTATCACTTCGTGCTGCGCCGGATCGGCAGCGTGTTCGACGCGGAAGAGCTGACCCAGCAAGCCTTCGTCGAAGCCGCCAAGGCCTACGAGACCTATCGCGGCGAAGCCAAGCTGTCCACCTGGCTCTACGGCATCGCCATGAACCTCGTGCGCAATCACCTGAACCGCTGCCCGGAGCGCCGCTACAAGTTCGAAAGCGCTGATGAGAGCCTGTTCGACGGCAGCGGTCATGAAAGCGAGAGCCTCGAGAGCACCGTTGGCCGCAAGCAGCAGTTCAAGCTGCTGTGGCAGGAACTGGGCGATCTGCCCGCTGAAATGCGCGAGGTGCTGATGCTCGTCGGCGTGAAAGAGATGAGCTACGAAGAAGCCAGCGTGATGCTCAGCATCCCGGTGGGCACCGTACGCAGCCGCCTGTCGCGGGCGCGCTCGACGCTGCGCACCAAGCTGGCGGGCAGTGGCTGGGATCTCAGCGAATAG
- a CDS encoding Hcp family type VI secretion system effector translates to MPMPCYLTLEGPNGKIDGSCEVEPHKGKIEVQAAEMAVELPRNPQTGLPAGKRQHLGLSITKVIDKSSPKIFQALCSGQQMKSGLLEFYRTSPQGKEEKYYTIKVSNAAVVSVRDWVPNCLDPENKQMGHMETVSLTYEKIVVTWVKDGIEAEDDWLNPKA, encoded by the coding sequence ATGCCAATGCCTTGTTACCTCACGCTGGAAGGCCCGAACGGGAAAATCGACGGCTCTTGCGAAGTCGAACCCCATAAAGGCAAGATCGAAGTCCAGGCCGCTGAAATGGCCGTCGAGCTGCCGCGCAACCCGCAGACCGGTTTGCCCGCAGGCAAGCGCCAGCATCTGGGCTTGAGCATCACGAAGGTGATCGACAAATCATCGCCGAAGATTTTCCAGGCCCTGTGTTCCGGGCAGCAGATGAAAAGCGGCTTGCTCGAGTTTTACCGCACCAGCCCGCAAGGCAAGGAAGAGAAGTACTACACCATCAAGGTGTCGAATGCGGCGGTGGTGTCGGTGCGCGACTGGGTGCCCAATTGCCTCGATCCGGAAAACAAGCAGATGGGCCATATGGAAACCGTCAGCCTGACCTACGAAAAAATCGTGGTGACCTGGGTCAAGGATGGCATCGAGGCCGAAGACGACTGGCTCAATCCGAAGGCCTAA
- the tssB gene encoding type VI secretion system contractile sheath small subunit — MADDGSVAPKERVNIVYKSETGGAKEDVELPLKQLVLGDFTLREDSTPLDQRKTVSVDKNNFNEVLRGQGLTLDVAVPNRLAGTPEPGAEEELLNVHLAFDNIRDFEPDAIVEQVPELQQLVLLREALKALKGPLGNLPEFRRRLQDLVKDEGTRTRLLAELGASHEGDGKDSSNEEDKP; from the coding sequence ATGGCAGATGACGGATCAGTCGCTCCAAAAGAGCGCGTCAATATCGTCTACAAGAGCGAGACAGGTGGGGCCAAGGAAGACGTCGAACTGCCGCTCAAGCAGCTCGTGCTGGGCGACTTCACCTTGCGCGAGGACAGCACGCCGCTCGATCAGCGCAAGACGGTCTCGGTTGACAAAAACAACTTCAACGAAGTGCTGCGCGGCCAGGGCCTGACGCTCGATGTCGCCGTGCCGAACCGCCTCGCGGGCACGCCTGAGCCAGGCGCGGAAGAAGAACTGCTGAACGTGCATCTGGCGTTCGACAACATCCGCGATTTCGAGCCCGACGCCATCGTCGAGCAAGTGCCCGAGTTGCAGCAACTGGTGTTGCTGCGCGAGGCGCTCAAGGCGCTCAAGGGGCCGCTGGGCAACCTGCCGGAGTTTCGCCGGCGCTTGCAGGATCTGGTGAAAGACGAGGGGACGCGCACGCGTTTGCTGGCCGAACTGGGCGCGAGCCATGAAGGCGATGGCAAGGACAGCAGCAACGAGGAGGACAAGCCATGA
- a CDS encoding type II toxin-antitoxin system RelE/ParE family toxin — MSVEWRARAHEDRIKLFDYIAAHNPGAAIAFDDSIEALTRALPSHPELYRLGRVKGTREMVLGSGYVLIYRVLRTNLIEIVRIMGARQHYPGRPWKK, encoded by the coding sequence TTGAGCGTCGAATGGCGCGCACGCGCGCATGAAGACCGCATCAAGCTGTTCGACTACATCGCCGCCCACAACCCAGGCGCGGCCATCGCCTTCGATGACTCCATCGAAGCGCTGACCCGCGCCCTGCCCAGCCATCCCGAGCTGTACCGGCTCGGCCGCGTCAAGGGCACGCGCGAAATGGTGCTGGGCAGCGGCTATGTGTTGATCTATCGCGTGCTCAGGACAAACCTCATCGAAATCGTGAGGATCATGGGCGCCCGGCAGCACTATCCCGGACGGCCCTGGAAAAAATAA
- the tssA gene encoding type VI secretion system protein TssA codes for MQQQADDGVQDTAWPQTAGGTPLSAALIAAYSRDCEPFAQAEAEIELLVAVSASRSTDWGLVARATTQVLTQQGKDLSAAVWLSVALLRTTGLTGLAEGVRGLRQMVSAYWDVMTPPVNRVRARDNQMQWLLDQLEACLAPGAQQTAWQPLEAALHEALLADWDALEVFWSGHHSDGPALFAARRLLQNLPVQEAPDAAVPAEGSAAATSNAETDTDPGSSLEPASRTDAATASSATATVSSTVSSSSLASSGPAASALPAAFSAAPLASSMTGHAEEARQAIEAALGGWSAYLLACQQAAPDAAFAYRLNRVCAWALIDTVPATTTPEAGLTRVPAPPDAVRSVLDTLLAGGDAAALVEFSESRLAQFPFWLDLCRYSHEALLRLGATQAAEAVAQDTRAFAARLSGLLGLQFADGQPFADTTTQRWLAAGRTAPRTALTALARSPLPDNASGPDSLDALTQSAYATAASGQLGEALSALEGYAQAQTSGRERFRTRLVQCELLGEHAQHEALSCFAAPLVAQIEAQGLAHWEPELTRRALVLAARASNTASTAHAAHVAGLADTSRRPPQIEQDRWVAQLASVDLACAWHLIFNADV; via the coding sequence ATGCAGCAACAGGCGGATGATGGAGTGCAGGACACAGCGTGGCCCCAGACAGCGGGCGGCACGCCGCTTTCTGCCGCGCTCATCGCGGCGTACAGCCGTGACTGCGAGCCCTTCGCCCAGGCCGAAGCGGAGATCGAGTTGCTCGTCGCTGTGAGCGCGAGCCGCTCGACCGACTGGGGCCTGGTCGCCCGTGCCACGACCCAGGTGCTGACGCAGCAGGGCAAGGATTTATCAGCGGCGGTCTGGCTGAGCGTCGCGCTGTTGCGCACCACGGGCCTGACGGGCCTGGCCGAAGGCGTGCGTGGCTTGCGGCAGATGGTCAGCGCTTACTGGGACGTGATGACGCCGCCCGTGAACCGGGTGCGCGCCCGTGACAACCAGATGCAATGGCTGCTCGACCAGCTCGAAGCCTGCCTTGCCCCCGGGGCTCAGCAAACGGCCTGGCAGCCGCTCGAGGCGGCGTTGCACGAGGCGCTGCTGGCCGACTGGGATGCGCTCGAAGTGTTCTGGAGCGGACATCACAGCGATGGCCCCGCGCTTTTCGCCGCGCGTCGGCTGTTGCAGAACCTGCCGGTGCAGGAGGCGCCTGATGCAGCCGTGCCTGCCGAGGGCAGCGCGGCTGCCACGTCCAATGCCGAGACTGATACCGATCCCGGCTCCAGTCTCGAACCCGCTAGCCGTACCGATGCGGCCACTGCGTCATCGGCAACGGCAACGGTCTCTTCAACGGTCTCTTCCTCTTCACTCGCTTCTTCGGGCCCGGCGGCCTCCGCTTTGCCTGCGGCGTTTTCCGCCGCGCCGCTGGCGAGCAGCATGACAGGCCATGCCGAGGAAGCCCGCCAGGCCATCGAGGCCGCACTGGGTGGCTGGTCCGCTTATCTGCTGGCCTGCCAGCAGGCCGCGCCCGATGCCGCTTTTGCCTATCGCCTGAATCGCGTCTGCGCCTGGGCCCTGATCGACACCGTGCCCGCGACCACGACCCCCGAAGCTGGGTTGACACGTGTACCGGCTCCGCCCGATGCCGTGCGCAGCGTCCTCGACACCCTCCTGGCTGGCGGCGATGCCGCCGCGCTGGTCGAATTCAGCGAAAGCCGCCTCGCGCAATTTCCTTTCTGGCTCGACTTGTGCCGCTACAGCCATGAGGCGCTGCTGCGTCTGGGCGCGACCCAGGCCGCCGAAGCCGTGGCGCAGGACACACGGGCTTTCGCCGCGCGCTTGTCTGGTTTGCTGGGCTTGCAATTCGCCGATGGCCAGCCGTTTGCCGATACCACGACCCAGCGCTGGCTTGCCGCGGGGCGCACCGCGCCGCGGACGGCCTTGACGGCGCTTGCGCGCAGCCCGCTTCCTGACAACGCCAGCGGCCCCGATAGCCTCGACGCCCTCACGCAAAGCGCGTACGCCACCGCTGCCAGCGGCCAGTTAGGCGAAGCGCTCAGCGCGCTGGAGGGCTACGCCCAGGCACAAACCTCGGGCCGCGAACGCTTTCGCACGCGCCTCGTGCAGTGCGAATTGCTCGGCGAACACGCACAGCACGAGGCCCTGAGCTGCTTCGCCGCGCCGCTCGTGGCGCAGATCGAAGCGCAGGGGCTCGCGCACTGGGAACCTGAATTAACACGCCGCGCGCTGGTGCTTGCCGCCCGTGCCAGCAATACGGCAAGTACGGCACATGCAGCACATGTAGCGGGCCTGGCGGACACGTCACGACGCCCGCCGCAGATTGAGCAGGACCGTTGGGTGGCGCAACTGGCGTCGGTCGATCTGGCCTGCGCCTGGCATCTGATATTCAACGCCGATGTTTGA
- a CDS encoding response regulator transcription factor has translation MATALLVDDHAMFREGLALALEQGEPALRIQTVSSGEEAVRSLGTIADLSIVLMDYYLPDMTGAALVERLRRTRPDAPVLVLSASDDPEDYRSALAAGACGFIHKSSDSAVLLDAVRRVLRGEILTAQPFPRAALRVQNDADAVVLKLTQRQREVLGLLCEGLRNGDIAERLNMTEKTVKAHVSAIFTTLDVPSRTQAVLVAMRSQVYRDRKDR, from the coding sequence ATGGCAACCGCGTTATTGGTGGACGACCACGCGATGTTCAGGGAAGGACTGGCGCTGGCGCTGGAGCAAGGCGAACCGGCGCTGCGGATTCAGACGGTATCGAGTGGCGAGGAGGCGGTGCGCTCGCTGGGGACGATTGCGGATCTGTCGATTGTGCTGATGGATTATTACTTGCCGGACATGACCGGGGCGGCGCTGGTGGAGCGGCTGCGGCGCACGCGGCCGGATGCGCCGGTGCTGGTGCTCTCGGCCTCGGATGACCCCGAGGACTACCGCAGCGCGCTGGCGGCGGGCGCTTGCGGTTTTATTCATAAATCGTCGGATAGCGCGGTGCTGCTGGATGCGGTGCGGCGCGTGCTGCGCGGCGAGATCTTGACGGCCCAGCCGTTTCCACGCGCGGCGCTGCGCGTGCAAAACGATGCCGATGCGGTGGTGCTGAAGCTGACGCAACGTCAGCGCGAAGTGTTGGGCTTGCTGTGCGAAGGGCTGCGCAATGGCGATATCGCCGAGCGCCTGAACATGACCGAAAAAACGGTGAAAGCCCATGTGTCGGCGATTTTCACGACGCTCGATGTGCCGAGCCGGACCCAGGCGGTGCTGGTGGCGATGCGCTCGCAGGTGTACCGGGACCGCAAGGACCGGTGA
- a CDS encoding ATP-binding response regulator, translating into MRFLSREAIPSSCAAQVQAQQMQILRNNIPFALTCGFVSCVIFAIVLLQAFGTSVLLWLGAQLLLALGRAVLCQRYERCRHDALALRRWQILMCASTVAAGLLWGVPSGYWMLHAAQPMQMFIIVALLALSTGAMSAYSIWLPVLYGFQLPFFVPPLTALVLLSGTVDNILAAVCMLYLLGTLVFSYRIHRTQIDSLVLRFENLVLLENLKLEKDAAERSDQAKSRFLAAASHDLRQPVHALSLYLGVLREQTLNAKSRHLVESISRAVSAMGSLFDALLNISRLDAGVVQPVLRHFPLSALFDDIKLEFAVRAADKNLILRVRPGAPVAWSDPVLVGQIVRNLVDNAIRHTQDGGILLAWRHRGAALCIEIWDTGPGIAELDREKIFWEFHQLGNPERDRNKGLGLGLAIVQRAAHLLGHPLTLRSIPGRGSVFALRLPAGEASQVVPIDQPSHEAHQPRGRGMHGKLVYVIEDDLENREGLRLLFETWGFRALAADGIDEMLELTRSCTAKPDLVVSDYRLRRHDTGIDVIERLHEEYNDDRIPAILISADNTPLRLAEAEARGWPLLHKPIDPGQLHALATSLLAARAAADEAATGATPLTPASTIATGADG; encoded by the coding sequence ATGCGTTTTCTGTCGCGCGAAGCGATCCCGTCATCGTGCGCTGCCCAAGTGCAGGCGCAGCAGATGCAGATCCTGCGCAACAACATTCCGTTCGCGCTGACGTGCGGCTTTGTCTCGTGCGTGATCTTCGCCATCGTTCTGCTGCAGGCATTTGGCACGTCCGTGCTGCTTTGGCTGGGCGCGCAACTGTTGCTGGCGCTCGGGCGCGCAGTGCTGTGCCAGCGCTATGAACGCTGCCGCCACGACGCCCTGGCGCTACGCCGCTGGCAAATCCTGATGTGCGCCAGCACGGTGGCCGCCGGGCTGCTCTGGGGCGTGCCGTCGGGCTACTGGATGCTGCATGCGGCCCAGCCCATGCAGATGTTCATCATCGTCGCGCTGCTCGCGCTCTCTACCGGCGCGATGTCCGCCTACAGCATCTGGCTGCCTGTGCTGTACGGTTTCCAGTTGCCGTTTTTCGTGCCACCGCTCACTGCGCTGGTGCTGCTCTCGGGCACTGTCGACAACATTCTCGCGGCGGTTTGCATGCTTTATCTGCTCGGCACGCTGGTGTTTTCGTACCGGATTCACCGCACCCAGATCGATTCGCTGGTGCTGCGCTTCGAAAACCTCGTGCTGCTGGAAAACCTGAAACTCGAAAAAGACGCCGCCGAGCGCAGCGATCAGGCCAAATCGCGTTTTCTCGCGGCCGCGAGCCACGATCTGCGCCAGCCGGTGCATGCGCTGAGCCTGTATCTGGGCGTGCTGCGCGAGCAAACCCTCAACGCCAAAAGCCGCCACCTGGTGGAAAGCATTTCGCGCGCGGTGAGTGCGATGGGCTCACTGTTCGACGCGCTGCTCAATATCTCGCGCCTCGACGCCGGCGTGGTGCAGCCGGTGTTGCGGCACTTCCCGCTTTCGGCGTTATTCGACGACATCAAGCTCGAGTTCGCCGTGCGCGCTGCCGATAAAAACCTGATCCTGCGCGTGCGTCCGGGCGCCCCGGTGGCCTGGTCGGACCCGGTGCTGGTGGGGCAGATCGTGCGCAACCTGGTGGATAACGCGATTCGCCATACCCAGGACGGCGGCATCCTGCTGGCCTGGCGCCATCGTGGTGCGGCGCTGTGCATCGAAATCTGGGATACCGGGCCGGGCATTGCCGAGCTGGACCGGGAAAAAATCTTCTGGGAGTTCCACCAGTTGGGCAACCCTGAGCGCGACCGCAACAAGGGGTTGGGGCTGGGGCTGGCGATTGTCCAGCGCGCCGCGCACCTGCTTGGCCACCCGCTCACGCTGCGCTCGATACCGGGGCGCGGCAGCGTATTCGCGCTGCGTCTGCCCGCGGGCGAAGCCAGCCAGGTCGTGCCCATCGACCAGCCTTCGCACGAGGCGCATCAGCCGCGCGGGCGGGGCATGCACGGCAAGCTGGTGTATGTCATCGAAGATGATCTGGAAAACCGCGAAGGCCTGCGCCTGCTGTTCGAGACATGGGGCTTTCGCGCGCTGGCGGCGGACGGCATCGACGAGATGCTCGAATTGACTCGCTCCTGCACGGCCAAGCCGGATCTGGTGGTGAGCGATTACCGGCTGCGCCGGCACGACACGGGTATCGACGTGATCGAGCGCTTGCATGAGGAATACAACGATGACCGGATTCCGGCGATCCTGATCAGCGCGGACAACACGCCGCTGCGTCTGGCGGAAGCCGAAGCGCGCGGCTGGCCGCTGCTGCACAAGCCGATCGATCCGGGACAATTGCATGCGCTGGCGACGTCGCTGCTGGCGGCGCGCGCGGCGGCTGACGAAGCCGCAACCGGGGCCACGCCGCTCACGCCGGCCAGCACGATTGCGACGGGCGCAGACGGCTAG
- a CDS encoding SycD/LcrH family type III secretion system chaperone: protein MTSQSFAQTPIQQAAAEALSPIQQAAQAALSAILEGVTPGQLAGIPPDGYETLYALGHRLYQQDEYLDALRIFGFLLTQNFHDRRFMLAFGATLQMLGRFEEALKYYVVCGTLKLDDPAPAFHLAECLLKMGRTSDAREGFEAILMDGERTGKHHPFIDRAQAMLDLLSRESSPKEAV from the coding sequence ATGACCAGTCAATCGTTTGCCCAAACCCCGATCCAGCAAGCGGCCGCCGAAGCGCTCAGCCCTATCCAGCAGGCTGCGCAAGCCGCACTCAGCGCCATCCTCGAAGGCGTGACGCCGGGGCAACTGGCCGGCATCCCCCCCGATGGCTACGAAACGCTCTACGCGCTCGGCCACCGGCTATATCAGCAAGACGAATACCTCGATGCCCTGCGCATCTTCGGCTTTCTGCTGACACAAAATTTTCATGACCGCCGCTTCATGCTCGCCTTTGGCGCCACGCTGCAAATGCTAGGCCGCTTTGAGGAAGCCCTGAAGTACTACGTGGTCTGCGGCACGCTGAAGCTGGACGACCCGGCCCCAGCGTTTCATCTGGCCGAATGCCTGCTGAAAATGGGCCGCACCAGTGACGCCCGCGAAGGGTTTGAAGCCATTTTGATGGATGGTGAAAGAACGGGAAAACACCATCCATTTATTGACCGCGCACAGGCAATGCTGGATCTGCTGTCGCGCGAATCCTCCCCAAAGGAAGCTGTATGA
- a CDS encoding lytic transglycosylase domain-containing protein, whose protein sequence is MISPVTLAAVLTVLFAVAMPSARAEVYACIAGDGTRYMSNRQNDDCYALVVGAGAGQASARPAVRGAKLTSSRAPRVSPVTLNLRAANAATNAINAVKPLRPPSPLPNVRTTWQRASAYGALIAEAAQAYGVDPYLLTAVISVESGFNPLAVSPKGAVGLMQLIPATGMRYGVAGDNGGSVAQKLADPAANIQAGARYLSDLLRRYPGNLKLVLAAYNAGEGAVQKYNEQIPPYEETRAYVVRVLGHYQQLVDLPQGSGRHEIQ, encoded by the coding sequence ATGATTTCACCCGTGACGCTGGCTGCCGTGCTGACGGTGCTGTTTGCCGTGGCGATGCCTTCGGCCCGCGCCGAGGTGTACGCCTGCATCGCGGGCGACGGCACGCGCTACATGTCGAACCGCCAGAACGACGACTGCTATGCGCTGGTGGTGGGCGCTGGCGCCGGGCAGGCCAGCGCGCGGCCGGCCGTGCGCGGCGCGAAGCTGACGTCTAGCCGTGCGCCCCGCGTGAGCCCGGTGACGTTGAACCTGCGCGCCGCCAATGCCGCCACCAATGCCATCAATGCCGTGAAACCCTTGCGCCCCCCCAGCCCCTTGCCGAACGTGCGCACTACCTGGCAGCGCGCCTCGGCCTATGGCGCACTGATTGCCGAGGCGGCCCAAGCCTACGGTGTCGATCCTTATTTGCTGACCGCTGTGATTTCGGTGGAATCCGGCTTTAACCCGCTCGCCGTCTCGCCCAAGGGCGCGGTCGGGCTGATGCAGCTGATTCCGGCCACCGGCATGCGCTATGGCGTGGCGGGCGACAACGGTGGCAGCGTGGCGCAAAAGCTCGCCGACCCCGCCGCCAATATCCAGGCGGGCGCGCGTTATCTAAGCGACTTGCTGCGGCGCTACCCCGGCAATCTGAAACTGGTGCTGGCCGCCTATAACGCGGGCGAAGGCGCCGTGCAGAAATACAACGAACAAATCCCGCCTTATGAAGAAACCCGCGCGTATGTCGTGCGAGTGCTGGGCCATTACCAGCAACTCGTGGATCTCCCTCAAGGCAGTGGGCGTCATGAGATTCAGTGA
- the tssC gene encoding type VI secretion system contractile sheath large subunit — translation MSDEQQQKVAGGAAPSSEAQPGSLLDELIEVTRVKPGDDAYGVTRRGLEAFVAELLEPARSNEKVSQLMIDDMIVALDRKLCRQVDAILHHPDVQKMESSWRSLKFLVDRTDFRENNKIEILNVSKDALLQDFEDAPDVTRSALYKAVYTTEFGQFGGQPIAAIIGNYEFGPGGQDIKLLQSIASVSAMAHAPFISAAGPAFFGVESFSELPNLKDLSAVFEMPQFTKWNAFRQSEDARFVGLTVPHFLLRVPYGETTVPAKKFQYEEDVSDNNSRFLWGNAAFAFASRLSDSFAKYRWCANIIGPQGGGTVGDLPIYNYEAMGETQTKIPTEVLVSERREFELAEQGFIALTMRKNTDNAAFFSANSCQKPKFFGKTAEGREAETNFKLGTQLPYIFIVSRLAHYIKVIQRENIGTWKERGDLETELNNWIRQYVADMDDATSGVRGRRPLRQAEIAVSDVEGDPGWYRVNMKVRPHFKYMGASFTLSLVGKLDKA, via the coding sequence ATGAGCGATGAACAACAACAGAAAGTAGCCGGGGGGGCCGCACCGTCGTCCGAAGCGCAGCCGGGCTCGCTGCTGGACGAGCTGATCGAAGTCACACGCGTGAAGCCCGGCGACGACGCCTATGGCGTGACGCGGCGTGGTCTCGAGGCCTTTGTCGCGGAGTTGCTGGAGCCTGCGCGCAGCAATGAAAAAGTCAGCCAGTTGATGATCGATGACATGATCGTCGCGCTGGACCGCAAGCTGTGCCGCCAGGTGGATGCGATCCTGCATCACCCTGACGTGCAGAAGATGGAGTCGTCCTGGCGTTCGCTGAAGTTTCTCGTGGATCGCACCGATTTCCGCGAAAACAACAAGATCGAAATCCTGAACGTGTCGAAAGACGCGCTGCTGCAGGACTTCGAAGATGCGCCCGACGTCACGCGCTCAGCGCTCTACAAGGCGGTGTACACCACCGAGTTCGGCCAGTTCGGCGGCCAGCCGATTGCCGCGATCATCGGCAATTACGAATTCGGCCCTGGCGGCCAGGATATCAAGCTGCTGCAATCCATTGCCAGTGTTTCGGCGATGGCGCATGCGCCGTTCATCTCGGCGGCAGGCCCGGCGTTTTTCGGCGTCGAATCCTTCTCCGAGCTGCCGAACCTGAAAGACCTGAGCGCGGTGTTCGAAATGCCGCAGTTCACCAAATGGAACGCCTTTCGCCAAAGCGAGGACGCGCGTTTCGTCGGCCTCACCGTGCCGCATTTTTTGCTGCGCGTGCCCTACGGCGAAACCACGGTGCCGGCGAAAAAGTTTCAGTACGAAGAAGACGTCTCGGATAACAACTCGCGCTTTTTGTGGGGCAATGCCGCGTTTGCCTTCGCCAGCCGCCTGTCGGACAGCTTCGCCAAGTACCGCTGGTGCGCCAACATCATCGGGCCGCAAGGCGGCGGTACGGTGGGCGATCTGCCGATCTACAACTACGAGGCCATGGGCGAGACCCAGACCAAGATTCCGACCGAAGTCCTGGTGTCGGAGCGCCGCGAGTTCGAGCTGGCCGAGCAGGGGTTTATTGCGCTGACGATGCGCAAGAACACCGACAACGCCGCGTTTTTCTCCGCCAACTCGTGCCAGAAGCCAAAGTTTTTCGGCAAGACCGCCGAGGGCCGCGAAGCCGAAACCAACTTCAAGCTGGGCACGCAACTGCCGTACATCTTCATCGTTAGCCGCCTCGCGCACTACATCAAGGTGATCCAGCGCGAAAACATCGGGACGTGGAAAGAGCGCGGCGATCTTGAAACCGAGCTGAACAACTGGATTCGCCAGTACGTGGCGGACATGGACGATGCCACCTCCGGTGTGCGCGGCCGCCGTCCGCTGCGTCAGGCGGAAATTGCTGTCTCGGACGTCGAAGGCGATCCGGGCTGGTATCGCGTGAACATGAAGGTGCGGCCGCATTTCAAATACATGGGCGCATCGTTCACGTTGTCGCTGGTGGGCAAGCTCGACAAGGCTTGA
- a CDS encoding serine hydrolase domain-containing protein, with product MRFSETASLVRGRLAAWAATWKTAREVRRATQASPGLLVLVLVLLWLGCVTAVLAQPVGTLIPGQTWQDAADGPADPGAEVERLVQHAARTTPLASVAVAVLRHGQIIKRYAIGMANIERAQPATLDTVYRIDSLTKQFTAAATMVLSQRGVIDLDAPLSRYLPDAPENWRDVRIVHLLNHTSGFPHDSPERFPPIGVQNCGEVERSLRPLYAMRVPEGFRPGDAFHYSNAGYAVLTAVLRRVTGRCYAELLDGLLFKPAGLRHTSLDMLQYADPNLAIGYQRDAFDMGWRRVPQLPSAMGAGAIKTTLGDLAAWERALEGNTILSEQSKQRMWSRTRLNNGRFSAYGLGWFIYMTGDGVRINHDGVGWGYNSAFYRYPQAGYTVLVLSNTSARDSVADRLAGQIALAYEPRLALRKKPPKQATSALGSPFARQEGERDDPGGAGRGLGAERAENDEADVAAGGDLGTGNKND from the coding sequence ATGAGATTCAGTGAAACGGCGTCACTCGTGCGGGGACGGCTAGCCGCGTGGGCCGCGACATGGAAGACCGCGCGCGAGGTCCGTCGTGCCACGCAGGCGAGCCCTGGGCTGCTGGTACTCGTGCTGGTGTTGTTGTGGCTCGGCTGCGTGACAGCGGTGCTGGCCCAGCCGGTGGGCACGCTGATTCCGGGGCAGACCTGGCAGGATGCGGCGGATGGCCCGGCTGATCCCGGTGCTGAAGTCGAGCGCCTGGTGCAGCACGCCGCCCGCACGACGCCGCTGGCTTCGGTGGCGGTGGCGGTGCTGCGCCACGGCCAGATCATCAAGCGCTACGCCATCGGCATGGCCAATATCGAACGCGCGCAGCCCGCGACGCTGGATACGGTTTACCGCATTGATTCGCTGACCAAGCAGTTCACCGCCGCCGCGACGATGGTGCTGTCCCAGCGTGGCGTGATTGATCTCGACGCGCCGCTCAGCCGTTATCTGCCGGACGCACCCGAAAACTGGCGCGACGTGCGCATCGTTCATCTGCTGAATCACACGTCGGGTTTTCCGCACGACAGCCCGGAGCGTTTTCCGCCGATTGGCGTGCAAAACTGCGGCGAGGTTGAGCGCTCGCTACGCCCGCTTTACGCCATGCGCGTGCCCGAGGGCTTCAGGCCCGGTGACGCGTTTCATTACAGCAATGCGGGTTACGCCGTGCTCACCGCCGTGCTGCGCCGGGTGACGGGGCGCTGCTATGCCGAGCTGCTCGACGGCCTGCTATTCAAGCCCGCAGGCCTGAGGCACACCTCGCTCGACATGCTGCAGTACGCCGACCCCAATCTGGCCATCGGTTATCAGCGCGATGCGTTCGACATGGGCTGGCGCCGTGTGCCGCAATTGCCGTCGGCGATGGGGGCGGGCGCGATCAAAACCACGCTGGGCGATCTGGCCGCCTGGGAGCGTGCGCTCGAAGGCAACACGATCCTCAGCGAACAGAGCAAGCAGCGCATGTGGTCGCGCACCCGGCTCAACAACGGACGCTTCTCGGCATATGGCTTGGGCTGGTTCATCTACATGACCGGCGACGGCGTGCGGATCAATCATGACGGCGTCGGCTGGGGCTACAACTCGGCCTTCTATCGCTATCCGCAGGCGGGCTACACGGTGCTGGTGCTGAGCAACACCAGCGCCCGCGATTCGGTGGCCGATCGCCTCGCCGGACAGATTGCCCTGGCCTACGAGCCCAGGCTCGCCTTGCGCAAGAAACCACCGAAACAAGCCACGTCCGCACTCGGCTCGCCCTTCGCCCGTCAGGAGGGCGAACGCGATGACCCGGGCGGGGCAGGACGCGGTTTAGGCGCTGAGCGCGCTGAAAACGACGAAGCGGATGTTGCGGCAGGCGGTGATCTCGGCACCGGAAACAAAAATGATTGA